In Citrobacter sp. RHB25-C09, the following proteins share a genomic window:
- the hycF gene encoding formate hydrogenlyase subunit HycF — protein sequence MFTFIKKVIKTGAPTSSYPLEPIAVDKNFRGKPEHNPQQCIGCAACVNACPSNALTVETDLTSGELAWQFNLGRCIFCARCEEVCPTAAIKLSQEYELAVWKKEDFLQQSRFALCNCRVCNRPFAVQKEIDYAIALLKHNGDSRAEHHRESFETCPDCKRQKCLVPSDRIELTRHMKEAS from the coding sequence ATGTTTACCTTTATCAAAAAAGTCATCAAAACCGGCGCACCGACTTCGTCCTACCCGCTGGAGCCGATTGCGGTTGATAAAAACTTCCGCGGCAAGCCGGAGCATAACCCACAGCAGTGTATTGGCTGCGCGGCGTGTGTGAATGCCTGTCCGTCGAACGCGCTGACGGTAGAAACCGATCTGACGAGCGGCGAGCTGGCCTGGCAGTTCAACCTTGGACGCTGCATCTTTTGCGCCCGCTGTGAAGAAGTGTGCCCGACGGCGGCAATTAAACTCTCTCAGGAATACGAACTGGCGGTGTGGAAGAAAGAGGACTTCCTCCAGCAGTCGCGTTTCGCGCTATGCAACTGTCGCGTCTGTAACCGTCCTTTTGCGGTGCAAAAGGAGATCGACTATGCCATTGCACTGCTGAAGCACAACGGCGACAGCCGCGCGGAACACCACCGTGAAAGCTTTGAAACCTGCCCGGACTGCAAGCGCCAGAAATGCCTGGTGCCGTCCGACCGTATTGAACTGACTCGTCATATGAAAGAGGCCAGCTAA